CAGACACAACACCAGCGTCCACGTGGCGATCTCATGTCGGTGACGTCTTCATCCAGACAGAGTACAAGACCCACGCAGTTTGTGAGGAGGCCGAGCATCAGGTCGAGTGCGCCAGGACTGGGCCTGGGCCACTCCAGCACCGGGCTGAGCAACGACTTCAGTCGCCGCAACTCCACGGCCACTTTGGTGAGTCATTgctccagctgcagctgcagctcctcCCAGCAACGCCAGCAGAGTCGGGCCAAGGTTCTGCGGTGGGGTTGGGAGCGAACAGGAGGTGTCGacagcaacaccagcagcagaatcgccagcagcagcactagCAGCTCCCCTCAGTACACGGACAATCGACGTTTCTATGAGCAGAGCGCATGCGCTCTGCAGCAGGCCTACGACAAGCTCCAGCGGACCAACACCAACGCGGACAAGTGGCACAAGAACCGTGCCAACGAGGCCAATAGGCAGCAGCAATTGAACAGCACTACAGCCACACCCTACGCCCTGCGCCAAAAGATGCTGCAGTTGCGGCTGCAGGCGGAAGAAAAGCAGGGCAGGGGATCGGGGGCCACGTGTGCACCGCTGGGGAGGAGCTGCGCCCTGCGATATAATTAATAATTGATTAAAAATAAACTATATTGAAATGATTATTAAAACAAATCAATCATGAAATATGTAAGCCAATTTTTAGTGTTAaaaatcaattaagattgaaATAGTTTTTTTGACTAGTACCCTAAAATTAAGTAAGTCTTTTCTTAGAAAGTTTAAGAAATATTATAACGAATAACATAAAGCAaactttaattatattttagAAATTCCATACTTCTCAAAGATTGAGTTAAATTATTGTCCTTAAACATAAAACCTATCTATACGGAAAAGATTTACTTTTGGATTTACTTTAAGAAAAAGAAAGTGCTCAATTTTAGCAAGAAAACTTTATAAGTTCATTTTGGAATTAAATCAAAAAGTAGAAAAATTGGGCGGAAATATGTCTGGAACTGAACAACCATTTC
This region of Drosophila miranda strain MSH22 chromosome 2, D.miranda_PacBio2.1, whole genome shotgun sequence genomic DNA includes:
- the LOC108154461 gene encoding uncharacterized protein LOC108154461, which codes for MHRCYSRGNFGAGSAMRSSIVQPQPPQQQTQHQRPRGDLMSVTSSSRQSTRPTQFVRRPSIRSSAPGLGLGHSSTGLSNDFSRRNSTATLVSHCSSCSCSSSQQRQQSRAKVLRWGWERTGGVDSNTSSRIASSSTSSSPQYTDNRRFYEQSACALQQAYDKLQRTNTNADKWHKNRANEANRQQQLNSTTATPYALRQKMLQLRLQAEEKQGRGSGATCAPLGRSCALRYN